One bacterium genomic region harbors:
- a CDS encoding glycosyltransferase family 39 protein codes for MYLIGLLMPMVFWLGNFGWYQSVYKNWRESVLKASISTMVAAVLLTEISSLVGLFNFTGLIIGWSILNLVVLIILYKKRLNVFLFATRFPSLTSIEWLFLIAAALIIILTGFLAIYAPPNNWDSMTYHLARIGHWIQNESIAHYPTHILRQLYQPPAAEYIVAQLMILSGNDFFANSVQWLAMIGSVVAASLIAKQLNINRIGQIITAVFVATIPMGILQSTSTQNDYVLAFFLLCLLYFMIEAIKKEEWVIGLWASLAFAVAILTKGTAFLYTLPIMAIFGIILTIKLKKKAILLLAISLLPVMLISGGHYFRNHQTFGHVLGKHETSYNNEEYNMNTFVSNGIRNTAMHLATTNPKIDNMTKFNIEKLFMKFNIPWNDPKTTWPGSKFRIYSELTKHEDYAGNFFHTVLIIILVLVVIIYYIFIRKQDRLWLYYLISGISMFAIFCFYLKWQPWHSRLQLPIFVVFTPILAFALSKIKIQWILYIVPVLLLYQSIPYLLENQTRPLTEKNSIFQHSREFNYFNNRSAIRQEYLDVVEFIKNSNVQNIGAVFGQDSWEYPIWRMLYNNNDKITLEHVAVTNESIKNKKAHSKNEMKSIIIEIPVRTEENPIINNAVYQRVWEGQYCAVYELGSKKINIGE; via the coding sequence ATGTATTTAATCGGATTGCTAATGCCAATGGTATTTTGGCTTGGGAATTTTGGGTGGTATCAATCTGTGTATAAAAACTGGCGCGAGTCTGTTTTGAAGGCATCCATAAGTACTATGGTCGCCGCTGTTTTACTTACAGAAATATCCAGTCTGGTCGGGTTGTTTAATTTTACAGGGTTGATCATTGGCTGGAGTATTTTGAATTTGGTGGTTTTGATCATTTTATATAAAAAAAGATTGAATGTTTTTTTGTTTGCAACTCGTTTTCCTTCGTTAACGAGTATTGAATGGTTATTTTTGATTGCAGCAGCATTAATAATTATACTAACAGGTTTTCTTGCGATTTATGCACCACCCAATAACTGGGATTCAATGACCTATCATTTGGCGCGTATTGGACATTGGATTCAAAATGAAAGTATTGCACATTATCCTACGCATATACTACGGCAGCTATATCAACCACCGGCAGCGGAATATATTGTTGCTCAATTGATGATATTGAGCGGAAATGATTTTTTTGCAAATAGTGTGCAATGGTTAGCAATGATTGGAAGTGTAGTGGCGGCATCCCTTATTGCAAAACAATTAAACATCAATCGAATTGGTCAGATAATAACAGCTGTATTTGTTGCGACGATTCCGATGGGGATTTTGCAGTCTACAAGTACGCAAAATGACTATGTTCTGGCGTTTTTTTTGTTATGTCTTCTATATTTTATGATTGAAGCGATTAAAAAAGAAGAATGGGTCATCGGTTTGTGGGCCTCGCTGGCATTTGCAGTAGCGATTTTAACCAAAGGGACTGCATTTTTATATACGCTGCCTATAATGGCGATATTTGGAATTATACTGACTATTAAACTCAAAAAGAAAGCAATACTGTTGTTGGCAATTAGTCTGTTACCGGTAATGTTAATTAGTGGTGGTCATTACTTTAGAAATCACCAAACATTCGGACACGTGTTGGGGAAACATGAGACTAGTTATAATAATGAAGAATATAACATGAATACCTTTGTTTCTAATGGAATCAGAAATACAGCAATGCATCTTGCTACAACAAATCCCAAAATAGACAATATGACCAAATTTAATATTGAAAAATTATTTATGAAATTTAATATTCCCTGGAATGATCCGAAAACGACATGGCCGGGGTCGAAATTCAGAATTTATTCAGAACTCACCAAACATGAGGATTATGCCGGTAATTTTTTCCATACAGTGCTAATAATTATTTTAGTTTTAGTGGTTATAATTTATTATATTTTTATCAGGAAACAGGATCGCTTGTGGTTGTATTATTTGATTTCCGGTATAAGTATGTTCGCGATATTCTGTTTTTATTTAAAATGGCAACCATGGCACTCAAGATTGCAGTTGCCAATATTTGTCGTTTTTACACCCATACTTGCTTTCGCTTTATCTAAAATAAAAATCCAATGGATTCTTTATATTGTTCCTGTCTTACTGCTTTATCAGTCAATTCCGTATTTATTGGAAAATCAAACACGTCCATTAACAGAAAAAAACAGTATTTTTCAACATTCAAGAGAGTTTAATTATTTTAATAATCGTAGCGCGATACGACAAGAGTATTTGGATGTGGTTGAATTTATTAAAAATAGTAATGTTCAAAATATAGGCGCTGTTTTTGGACAAGATAGTTGGGAATATCCGATTTGGAGAATGCTTTATAATAATAATGACAAAATCACACTTGAACATGTTGCTGTGACCAACGAGTCAATAAAAAATAAGAAGGCACATAGTAAAAATGAGATGAAGTCGATCATTATTGAGATTCCAGTACGGACTGAAGAAAATCCTATAATTAACAATGCGGTTTATCAGCGGGTTTGGGAAGGGCAGTATTGCGCAGTTTATGAGTTGGGATCTAAGAAGATAAATATAGGTGAATGA
- a CDS encoding T9SS type A sorting domain-containing protein, with product MKIITSIILTVLVFYPMTVFAAQSANYILKDSVVNSGGNTQSTASRSVLSSVGETIVGQIWGGTTSSQAGFFNDYFIAPPTPTVTPTVTVTMTPIREFGGELITKKWVYAAPNPIRGHIGHIYFHLSEPADVEIKVYTTSNQLVISKRWDMRPAGKNYWQWNMSNLANGVYIMRVKAKNGNRTTIVKKKIALIK from the coding sequence ATGAAAATTATCACTAGCATAATTTTAACCGTCCTCGTCTTTTATCCCATGACTGTTTTTGCCGCTCAATCAGCAAATTATATTTTAAAAGATTCAGTTGTCAATTCAGGCGGCAATACCCAATCCACAGCAAGCCGGAGTGTTTTATCATCTGTCGGCGAGACCATCGTCGGCCAGATTTGGGGCGGCACCACGTCTTCTCAAGCCGGGTTTTTCAATGATTATTTTATCGCGCCGCCCACCCCGACAGTGACACCTACCGTAACGGTCACCATGACCCCCATCAGGGAATTTGGCGGGGAATTGATAACCAAAAAATGGGTTTATGCAGCACCCAATCCTATCCGCGGCCATATTGGGCATATTTATTTTCATTTGTCAGAACCTGCTGATGTTGAGATCAAGGTTTATACCACTAGTAATCAGTTGGTAATATCTAAACGCTGGGACATGAGACCGGCTGGAAAAAATTATTGGCAATGGAATATGTCGAATTTGGCCAATGGTGTGTATATCATGCGGGTAAAAGCTAAAAATGGTAATAGGACAACAATTGTGAAGAAAAAAATTGCCCTGATCAAATAG
- a CDS encoding glycosyltransferase family 4 protein has translation MNILYAMTALPPATGGAQTHLFEIAKQMKKAHSVQAICHWSENRTDWLRGVTLNAPGDKDYQHEGIPIRRFNLTPQQKKHLAFWSRSYYLTMETSVSKISDVMLGRMDEMAGAIDVVHAGRIGREFLAWAAYKFAKKRQIPFVFTPFHHPRWKGWRYRSYIRLYQAADAVMALTHAEKVTLVSLGVARERIHVIGHAPVVSQHALQPDYFGPGGPVILFLGQKYRYKGFDQLLKSMPIVWKQKPDVRFAFVGPRTGYSKHRFAKIKDSRVIEMDRVSEQEKASALDDCTIFCLPSQQESFGGVFAEAWLFQKPVIGGGIPAITEVIDHEQNGYLVDRSPEKLGHYCLELLGDQKKRDQFGKHGLEKVEKQYSWDAIAKKQYAVYENLC, from the coding sequence GTGAATATTCTTTATGCCATGACCGCGTTGCCACCCGCGACCGGTGGCGCGCAAACCCATTTGTTCGAGATTGCCAAGCAGATGAAAAAGGCACACTCAGTCCAGGCGATTTGTCATTGGTCGGAAAATCGGACCGATTGGCTGCGCGGTGTAACCCTGAATGCTCCGGGTGATAAAGACTATCAGCATGAGGGGATACCTATTCGCCGGTTTAATTTAACGCCCCAACAAAAAAAGCATTTGGCATTTTGGAGTCGGAGTTATTACCTGACAATGGAGACATCGGTTTCCAAAATATCCGATGTGATGTTGGGAAGAATGGACGAAATGGCAGGGGCAATTGATGTTGTGCATGCCGGAAGAATCGGGCGGGAATTTTTGGCATGGGCAGCATATAAGTTTGCGAAAAAACGCCAAATCCCCTTTGTATTTACGCCGTTTCATCATCCGCGTTGGAAGGGTTGGCGCTATCGTTCTTACATCCGGCTATACCAAGCAGCGGATGCAGTGATGGCTTTAACCCATGCTGAGAAAGTGACTCTGGTTTCATTGGGTGTGGCCAGGGAGAGAATTCATGTGATTGGGCATGCGCCGGTGGTATCTCAACATGCACTACAGCCTGATTATTTTGGTCCTGGCGGACCGGTGATATTATTTCTTGGGCAGAAATATCGCTATAAAGGATTTGATCAGCTATTGAAATCAATGCCAATCGTGTGGAAACAGAAGCCGGATGTGCGTTTTGCATTTGTTGGACCGCGGACCGGGTATTCAAAACACCGTTTTGCAAAAATCAAAGATTCCCGGGTGATCGAAATGGATCGGGTATCAGAACAAGAAAAGGCATCGGCATTGGACGATTGCACCATCTTCTGTTTGCCTTCTCAGCAGGAAAGCTTCGGCGGGGTGTTTGCCGAAGCCTGGTTGTTCCAAAAACCCGTGATCGGAGGAGGAATTCCTGCGATCACCGAAGTGATTGACCATGAGCAGAACGGTTATTTGGTAGACCGCTCACCAGAGAAACTGGGGCACTATTGCCTTGAGCTTCTAGGAGATCAGAAAAAAAGAGATCAATTTGGAAAGCATGGCTTGGAAAAAGTCGAAAAACAGTATTCCTGGGATGCGATCGCGAAAAAACAGTATGCGGTGTATGAGAATTTGTGTTAA
- a CDS encoding DUF86 domain-containing protein has protein sequence MKRDYSDYLRDILDAIRETQEFTQDSSFKLFLSDKKTINAVVRSLEVIGEAAGKIPEEIRQKYPEIPWKRMIGMRNKLMHEYFGVDYTIVWTVVKEELPLLLNEFEKIIQP, from the coding sequence ATGAAGCGTGATTATTCTGATTATTTGCGCGATATTTTGGATGCCATCCGGGAAACCCAGGAGTTTACACAGGACAGTTCATTTAAATTATTTCTTTCTGACAAAAAAACAATAAATGCTGTTGTAAGGAGTCTGGAAGTTATCGGTGAAGCTGCAGGAAAAATCCCGGAAGAAATTCGTCAGAAATATCCTGAAATCCCATGGAAACGTATGATTGGTATGCGCAATAAGCTCATGCATGAATATTTTGGTGTTGACTATACGATCGTTTGGACTGTAGTAAAAGAAGAACTGCCTTTGTTGTTAAATGAATTTGAGAAAATTATCCAACCGTAA
- a CDS encoding nucleotidyltransferase family protein, which produces MQSIEEIVAELRKYESALKIKYAIKSMSVFGSYVRGEQTPESDLDVLVEFQKPVGFFKFLELEEELEYLLHKKVDLVSKAALKPAIGKYILQEAYPI; this is translated from the coding sequence ATGCAGTCTATAGAAGAAATTGTCGCGGAATTAAGGAAATACGAAAGTGCTTTGAAAATAAAATACGCGATCAAGAGCATGAGTGTTTTTGGATCCTATGTTCGTGGGGAACAGACGCCGGAAAGTGATCTGGATGTTCTGGTTGAATTTCAAAAACCTGTTGGTTTTTTTAAATTTTTGGAATTAGAGGAAGAATTGGAATATCTTTTGCATAAAAAAGTGGATCTTGTCAGTAAAGCGGCGCTTAAACCTGCTATTGGGAAATATATTTTACAAGAGGCTTATCCAATATGA
- a CDS encoding GxxExxY protein, with amino-acid sequence MDENGLAKMIIHKAFQIHKDIGPGLLETVYEVILAKELENEGLNVSVQQPISVKYKKYIFEQGFRADIVVNDCVIIELKSIEKIAPVHKKQLLTYLRLSHKKLGLLINFGEHLIKDGMHRVVNGL; translated from the coding sequence ATGGATGAAAATGGATTAGCAAAAATGATTATTCATAAAGCATTTCAAATACATAAAGATATTGGACCAGGTTTACTGGAAACGGTATATGAAGTGATTTTGGCAAAGGAACTGGAAAATGAAGGATTGAATGTCAGCGTTCAACAACCCATTTCAGTAAAATATAAGAAATATATTTTCGAGCAAGGATTTCGTGCTGATATTGTTGTTAATGATTGTGTTATTATCGAGTTGAAATCGATTGAAAAAATTGCACCGGTTCATAAAAAGCAATTATTAACCTATTTAAGATTGAGCCATAAGAAATTAGGGTTATTAATCAATTTTGGAGAGCATTTAATAAAAGATGGAATGCATCGAGTCGTCAATGGACTTTAA